One Gordonia zhaorongruii DNA segment encodes these proteins:
- a CDS encoding HAD family hydrolase, translating to MPESTLPGAVFWDMDGTLLDTEPLWEGVLADFAARVGAVMTPALRESTMGNSSGDAMTKVYDAALVPDHGRDYETDEAWMVERVLERFAGELPWRPGATEALDLVQDAGIPMELVTNTMREVTEVMLDTIGRHRFVATVCGDEVEAGKPAPHIYRRAAELVGLPVNDCLAVEDSPAGSAATFAAGVPAIVIPSAIPVPPRPTFTFRESLVGLTLSDLGDAMRPAAG from the coding sequence GTGCCCGAATCGACTCTTCCCGGTGCGGTCTTCTGGGACATGGACGGAACCCTCCTCGACACCGAGCCTCTCTGGGAGGGCGTCCTGGCCGACTTCGCGGCGCGCGTCGGCGCCGTGATGACGCCCGCGCTGCGGGAGTCGACCATGGGCAACAGCTCGGGCGACGCGATGACCAAGGTGTACGACGCGGCATTGGTGCCCGACCACGGCCGGGACTACGAGACCGATGAGGCGTGGATGGTCGAGAGGGTTCTCGAGCGTTTCGCCGGCGAGCTACCGTGGCGTCCGGGTGCGACCGAGGCCCTCGATCTGGTGCAGGACGCCGGAATCCCGATGGAACTGGTCACCAACACGATGCGCGAGGTGACCGAGGTGATGCTCGATACCATCGGCCGTCACCGGTTCGTGGCGACGGTGTGCGGCGACGAGGTCGAGGCGGGCAAACCCGCGCCGCACATCTACCGGAGGGCCGCCGAACTCGTCGGCCTGCCCGTGAACGACTGTCTCGCAGTGGAGGATTCGCCCGCGGGTTCGGCTGCGACGTTCGCGGCCGGAGTGCCGGCGATCGTCATTCCGTCGGCGATCCCGGTGCCGCCGCGGCCGACGTTCACATTTCGCGAGTCGCTCGTGGGGCTGACCCTGAGCGACCTCGGCGACGCCATGCGTCCGGCTGCCGGTTGA
- a CDS encoding PAC2 family protein — MSSPRPNGLPALRRPVMIAAFGGWNDAGDAASATVEHLALTWDAVDLTEIDGDDYYDFQSTRPSIAQIDGVTRRIQWPVTSVSYARIPAADRDVVFVLGPEPNLKWRTFCAQLVDLAETLDVELVVMLGSLLADTPHTRPVPVSGSAETSAAATRFGLSPSRYEGPTGITGVLQDAFVQAGIPSVSLWAAVPHYIAHPPNPKAAVALLRRLEPIIEVPVPLGTLPDLAQEWQEAVDEMMSDDEDMNSYVEELEEREDAEKDIDATMSQVDGDALAAEFEKYLKRRNEGHE; from the coding sequence GTGAGTTCCCCACGCCCCAACGGATTGCCCGCCCTGCGCCGGCCAGTGATGATCGCAGCCTTCGGCGGATGGAACGACGCGGGCGACGCGGCTTCCGCGACGGTCGAGCATCTCGCTCTGACCTGGGACGCCGTCGACCTCACGGAGATCGACGGGGACGATTACTACGATTTCCAGTCGACTCGCCCGAGTATCGCCCAGATAGACGGTGTGACCCGCCGAATCCAGTGGCCGGTGACGTCGGTCTCCTACGCGCGTATCCCGGCGGCGGATCGCGACGTGGTGTTCGTTCTCGGTCCGGAGCCCAACCTGAAGTGGCGGACGTTCTGCGCACAGCTCGTCGATCTCGCCGAGACCCTCGACGTGGAACTTGTGGTGATGCTCGGATCGCTCCTCGCCGACACCCCGCACACGAGGCCGGTCCCGGTGTCCGGGTCAGCCGAGACCAGCGCCGCCGCAACACGATTCGGGCTGTCGCCCAGCCGGTACGAAGGACCGACCGGTATCACCGGAGTGCTTCAGGACGCGTTCGTTCAGGCTGGGATCCCCTCGGTGTCCCTCTGGGCCGCAGTTCCCCACTACATCGCGCATCCGCCGAATCCGAAGGCCGCCGTCGCCCTGCTGCGCAGGCTCGAACCGATCATCGAGGTCCCCGTTCCGCTCGGCACCCTGCCCGACCTGGCACAGGAATGGCAGGAGGCCGTCGACGAGATGATGTCGGACGACGAGGACATGAACTCCTACGTCGAGGAGCTCGAAGAGCGTGAGGATGCGGAGAAGGACATCGACGCGACCATGTCGCAGGTCGACGGCGACGCACTCGCGGCGGAGTTCGAGAAGTACTTGAAACGGCGCAACGAAGGCCACGAGTAA
- a CDS encoding thioesterase family protein, translating to MLSSAAAAPGYYEPISVPGGADPGYEYFQPTGATVSVWSPDIQHGAPPAALMVGAMQRAAPEDGQVFTRITTEILGGIGLGVNRVRTAIPRPGRRISMVTADLEVLGADGEFRLVARTSGWRMIVNDSSPAAAAPRPPLPALPDDLQQIEGFPLDGDDAVPWGREGYIGTTVTARQDGRNGTTPAIWIRAGVPLIVGREMTHLEAIFAVIDVANGVGTQLDPRDWTWMNLDTTVHLVAQPSSPWVGIDADLAIGRDGYGASFADLYDVAGFLGRSAQTDMIAPAG from the coding sequence ATGTTGAGCAGTGCGGCGGCAGCGCCCGGCTACTACGAACCGATCTCCGTGCCCGGTGGCGCCGACCCCGGATACGAGTACTTCCAACCGACCGGTGCCACCGTCAGCGTCTGGTCGCCGGACATCCAGCACGGCGCACCGCCCGCAGCACTGATGGTGGGAGCGATGCAGCGCGCCGCACCGGAGGACGGCCAGGTCTTCACCCGGATCACCACTGAGATCCTCGGCGGCATCGGACTCGGCGTGAACCGGGTCCGCACCGCGATCCCCCGGCCGGGCAGACGGATCTCGATGGTGACCGCCGACTTGGAGGTGCTGGGAGCAGACGGCGAGTTTCGTCTGGTCGCCCGCACATCCGGATGGCGCATGATCGTGAACGATTCGTCGCCTGCGGCCGCCGCACCGCGGCCTCCGCTACCGGCCTTACCTGACGATCTGCAGCAGATCGAGGGCTTTCCGCTCGACGGGGACGATGCCGTTCCGTGGGGCCGGGAAGGCTACATCGGCACCACGGTCACGGCGCGCCAGGACGGCCGCAACGGCACCACCCCGGCGATCTGGATCCGCGCGGGGGTACCGCTGATCGTCGGACGCGAGATGACGCACCTCGAAGCGATATTCGCCGTGATCGACGTCGCGAACGGCGTCGGGACGCAGCTGGACCCGCGAGACTGGACGTGGATGAACCTCGACACGACCGTGCACCTGGTGGCTCAGCCGAGCAGTCCGTGGGTCGGCATCGACGCCGATCTGGCGATCGGCCGGGACGGGTACGGTGCGTCGTTCGCCGACCTCTACGACGTCGCCGGGTTCCTGGGGCGGTCGGCGCAGACCGACATGATCGCACCGGCCGGCTGA
- the hisG gene encoding ATP phosphoribosyltransferase, protein MLRVAVPNKGALSEAASAILTEAGYRKRSDPKDLSVIDVANDVEFYFLRPKDVAIYVGEGILDLGITGRDLAADSGAEVLEEIGLGFGASTFRYAAPSDEQWGVEDLAGKRIATSYPNLVRRDLDERRIDAEIIRLDGAVEISIQLGVADAIADVVGSGRTLRMQGLAAFGDSLCDSEAVLIRNPELPAASKAARQFIARVQGVVFGQQYVMIDYDCPKTLLDTAVAVTPGIESPTISPMADADWVAVRAMVPRKRHQSLMDELSEIGARAILASDIRSCRF, encoded by the coding sequence ATGCTGCGTGTCGCAGTGCCCAACAAGGGCGCACTCTCCGAAGCCGCTTCCGCCATCCTGACCGAGGCCGGATACCGCAAGCGATCGGACCCGAAGGACCTGTCCGTCATCGACGTCGCGAACGACGTCGAGTTCTACTTCCTGCGCCCGAAGGACGTCGCGATCTACGTCGGCGAGGGCATCCTCGATCTCGGCATCACCGGCCGTGATCTGGCTGCCGACTCCGGGGCCGAGGTGCTCGAGGAGATCGGGCTCGGTTTCGGGGCGTCGACCTTCCGCTACGCCGCGCCGTCCGATGAGCAGTGGGGCGTCGAGGATCTCGCAGGCAAGCGCATCGCCACCTCGTACCCCAACCTGGTTCGTCGCGACCTCGACGAGCGCCGGATCGACGCGGAGATCATCCGCCTCGACGGTGCGGTCGAGATCTCGATCCAGCTCGGCGTCGCTGATGCGATCGCAGACGTCGTCGGATCCGGTCGAACACTGCGTATGCAGGGCCTCGCGGCGTTCGGTGATTCACTGTGCGACTCCGAGGCGGTTCTCATCCGCAATCCGGAGCTGCCTGCGGCGTCGAAGGCGGCGCGTCAGTTCATCGCACGCGTGCAGGGAGTCGTCTTCGGACAGCAGTACGTGATGATCGATTACGACTGCCCGAAGACGCTCCTCGACACCGCGGTCGCGGTGACGCCCGGCATCGAGTCGCCGACCATCTCGCCGATGGCCGACGCTGACTGGGTCGCGGTGCGCGCGATGGTTCCGCGCAAGCGGCATCAGTCGCTCATGGACGAGTTGTCCGAGATCGGAGCCCGCGCCATTCTGGCGTCGGACATCCGCTCGTGCCGCTTCTGA
- a CDS encoding phosphoribosyl-ATP diphosphatase codes for MKTFDELFAELADKAETRPEGSGTVAALDSGVHTLGKKIIEEAGEVWLAAEHESDEALSEEISQLVYWLQVMMIKRGLNPADIYRYL; via the coding sequence GTGAAAACCTTCGACGAACTCTTCGCTGAGCTGGCCGACAAGGCCGAGACCCGCCCCGAAGGCAGCGGCACCGTGGCCGCTCTGGACTCCGGCGTTCATACTCTCGGCAAGAAGATCATCGAGGAGGCCGGCGAGGTGTGGCTGGCCGCGGAGCACGAGTCCGACGAGGCTCTGTCCGAGGAGATCTCCCAACTCGTGTACTGGCTGCAGGTCATGATGATCAAACGCGGTCTCAACCCGGCCGACATCTACCGCTACCTCTAG
- a CDS encoding SCO1664 family protein codes for MTDRVIEVLTRGDLTVLGMIPTASNVTLACRVRDGADEFACVYKPIRGEAPLWDFPDGDLAGREVAAYLVSEALGWHLVPETVMRADGPADADLGPGMLQRWISAAEESESDPVDLVPIDAVPADMLPILQAYDETGTLVALAHTDSAQLRKLAVFDVVVNNADRKGGHILTDAGGRMYGIDHGICLHTDDKLRTVLWGWAGQPVPDDAAADLTSLAGRLDDADDPLTVRLEALITPAEVAAIADRCRSLVTGGTMPVPPGERAIPWPPF; via the coding sequence GTGACCGACCGCGTCATCGAGGTCCTCACCCGTGGGGACCTCACGGTTCTCGGGATGATCCCGACCGCCAGCAACGTGACGCTCGCGTGCCGGGTCCGTGACGGCGCGGACGAGTTCGCATGCGTCTACAAGCCGATCCGGGGAGAGGCGCCGCTGTGGGACTTCCCCGACGGCGACCTCGCCGGGCGTGAGGTGGCCGCCTACCTGGTGAGCGAGGCGCTCGGTTGGCACCTCGTTCCGGAGACGGTGATGCGCGCCGACGGACCCGCCGACGCCGATCTCGGTCCGGGCATGCTGCAGCGCTGGATCTCCGCGGCAGAGGAGTCCGAATCCGACCCGGTGGACCTGGTTCCGATCGATGCCGTGCCCGCGGACATGCTCCCGATCCTGCAGGCGTACGACGAGACGGGCACTCTCGTCGCTCTGGCACACACCGACTCCGCCCAATTGCGGAAGCTCGCCGTGTTCGACGTCGTGGTGAACAACGCCGATCGTAAGGGCGGCCACATCCTGACCGATGCAGGCGGCAGGATGTACGGCATCGACCACGGGATCTGCCTGCACACCGACGACAAGCTGCGCACCGTGCTGTGGGGCTGGGCCGGGCAACCGGTCCCGGACGATGCGGCAGCCGACCTGACATCGCTCGCCGGCCGGCTCGACGACGCCGATGACCCGTTGACGGTGCGACTGGAGGCTCTCATCACGCCCGCGGAGGTGGCGGCGATCGCGGACCGGTGCCGCAGCCTGGTGACAGGCGGGACGATGCCGGTCCCGCCGGGCGAACGGGCGATCCCGTGGCCGCCGTTCTGA
- the metH gene encoding methionine synthase yields MPYSVTRQDKYDSTFLQAMSRRVLIGDGAMGTMLQAADLTVDGDFLGLEGCNEILNESRPDVLADIHRRYFEAGADAVETNTFGCNLSNLGDYDIADRIRELAYKGTAIARGVADEFGPSADGTDRFVMGSIGPGTKLPSLGHTTFAQIRDAYVECVLGMLDGGADVILIETCQDLLQLKAAVVAARRAMDQFGRHLPIIAHITVETTGTMLIGSEIGAALAAIEPLGVDVIGLNCATGPAEMSEHLRYLSKHSRVPVSVMPNAGLPVLGKDGAEYPLTAPELADALAGFVTDYGLQFVGGCCGTTPEHIRQVAEAVGRLEAVPRTPDHISETSSLYTAVPFDQDASFLVVAERTNSNGSKAFREAMIAGDYQKCMDIAKEQTRDGAHMLDLNVDYVGRDGAADMTELASRLATSSTLPIMIDSTEPEVIQAGLEHLGGRCAVNSVNYEDGDGPDSRFARIMAQVVEHGAAVVALTIDEQGQARTADHKVAIAERLITDLTTGWGMAEEDIIIDALTFPISTGQEEVRRDGIETIEAIRRLKNSHPELHFTLGVSNISFGLNPAARQVLNSVFLHECVQAGLDTAIVHASKIQPMARIPDEHSETALDLVYDRRSEGYDPLQKLMALFEGVSAASARESRAAELARLPLFERLERRIVDGERNGLVDDLEEARATVPPLKIINDTLLSGMKTVGELFGSGQMQLPFVLQSAEVMKAAVAHLEQFMEATDEDGKGRIVLATVKGDVHDIGKNLVDIILSNNGYDVVNIGIKQPIATILSAAEDNRADVIGMSGLLVKSTVVMKENLLELNSRGKSEYPVLLGGAALTRTYVEGDLADVYEGDVRYARDAFEGLTLMDELMAIKRGEGPDPDSPEAKAAAAKVAERKARRERSQRIAAKRKANEVPIEVPARSDVAADNEVPAPPFWGTRIVKGIPVADYLSMLDERALFLGQWGLRGTRGDDGPDYEELVETEGRPRLREWIDRLSTAGILQHAAVVYGFFPAVSEGDVVHVLESEDPSSPIRHSFDFPRQQRSRFLCIADFIRSREQAQADGRVDVLPFQLVTMGSPIADFANKLFADNAYRDYLEVHGIGVQLAEALAEYWHQRVRGELTFTDRAMSADDPDRPQGFFDLEYRGARYSFGYGACPDLEHRAKMVDLLEPGRIGVELSEELQLHPEQSTDAFVLHHPEAKYFNT; encoded by the coding sequence ATGCCTTACTCCGTGACCCGCCAAGATAAGTACGACTCGACATTCCTGCAGGCGATGTCGCGTCGAGTTCTGATCGGCGACGGGGCCATGGGGACGATGCTCCAAGCAGCTGATCTGACCGTCGACGGTGACTTCCTCGGACTCGAAGGCTGCAATGAGATCCTCAACGAGAGCCGACCGGACGTTCTCGCCGACATCCATCGCCGCTACTTCGAGGCGGGGGCCGACGCCGTCGAGACGAACACCTTCGGGTGCAACCTCTCCAACCTCGGCGACTACGACATCGCCGACCGCATCCGGGAACTCGCCTACAAGGGCACGGCCATCGCCAGGGGCGTCGCCGACGAGTTCGGCCCGTCGGCCGACGGCACCGACCGGTTCGTGATGGGCTCGATCGGGCCCGGCACCAAGCTTCCCAGCCTCGGTCACACCACATTCGCCCAGATCCGGGATGCCTACGTGGAGTGCGTGCTCGGCATGCTCGACGGCGGCGCCGATGTGATCCTGATCGAGACCTGCCAGGACCTGCTGCAGTTGAAGGCCGCCGTCGTGGCTGCCCGGCGCGCGATGGACCAGTTCGGACGGCATCTGCCGATCATCGCGCACATCACCGTGGAGACCACCGGGACCATGCTCATCGGTTCGGAGATCGGCGCCGCTCTCGCGGCCATCGAACCGCTCGGCGTGGATGTCATCGGACTGAACTGCGCAACCGGCCCCGCAGAGATGAGCGAGCATCTCCGGTACCTGTCCAAGCACTCGCGCGTTCCGGTGTCGGTGATGCCGAACGCCGGGCTCCCGGTACTCGGCAAGGACGGTGCCGAGTACCCGCTCACCGCGCCGGAGCTCGCCGATGCGCTCGCGGGTTTCGTCACCGACTACGGCCTGCAGTTCGTCGGCGGGTGCTGTGGCACGACTCCGGAGCACATCCGCCAGGTCGCCGAAGCAGTCGGACGGCTCGAAGCCGTCCCGCGCACGCCCGACCACATCTCGGAGACGTCGTCGCTGTACACCGCGGTTCCGTTCGATCAGGACGCCAGCTTCCTGGTGGTCGCCGAACGCACCAACTCGAACGGCTCCAAGGCGTTCCGCGAGGCCATGATCGCCGGGGATTATCAGAAGTGCATGGATATCGCGAAGGAGCAGACGCGCGACGGTGCGCACATGCTCGATCTCAACGTCGACTACGTGGGTCGTGACGGCGCCGCCGACATGACCGAGTTGGCGAGTCGTCTGGCGACGTCGTCGACGCTGCCGATCATGATCGACTCCACCGAGCCGGAGGTGATCCAGGCCGGACTGGAGCACCTCGGCGGCCGGTGCGCGGTGAACTCGGTCAATTACGAGGACGGCGACGGCCCCGACTCGCGCTTCGCGCGGATCATGGCGCAGGTCGTCGAGCACGGTGCCGCCGTGGTCGCTCTGACGATCGACGAGCAGGGGCAGGCGCGCACCGCAGACCACAAGGTCGCAATCGCCGAGCGGCTCATCACCGACTTGACCACTGGTTGGGGAATGGCCGAGGAGGACATCATCATCGATGCCCTCACGTTCCCGATCTCCACCGGTCAGGAAGAGGTCCGACGGGACGGCATCGAGACGATCGAGGCCATCCGCCGACTCAAGAACTCGCACCCGGAGCTGCATTTCACGCTCGGTGTCTCGAACATCTCGTTCGGGCTGAATCCGGCCGCACGGCAGGTGCTGAACTCGGTGTTCCTGCACGAGTGCGTCCAGGCGGGTCTGGACACGGCCATCGTGCATGCCTCGAAGATCCAGCCGATGGCACGCATTCCGGATGAGCACAGCGAGACCGCACTCGACCTGGTGTACGACCGCCGCAGCGAGGGCTACGACCCGTTGCAGAAGCTGATGGCGCTGTTCGAGGGGGTATCGGCGGCCTCGGCGCGTGAGTCACGTGCCGCCGAGCTCGCCCGGCTGCCGCTGTTCGAGCGCCTGGAGCGCCGCATCGTCGATGGCGAGCGGAACGGACTCGTCGATGACCTCGAGGAGGCCCGGGCGACAGTGCCACCGCTGAAGATCATCAACGACACTCTGCTCTCCGGAATGAAGACGGTCGGGGAGCTGTTCGGGTCCGGCCAGATGCAGCTGCCGTTCGTCCTGCAGTCCGCCGAGGTCATGAAGGCGGCGGTCGCCCACCTCGAGCAGTTCATGGAGGCGACCGACGAGGACGGCAAGGGCCGGATCGTGCTCGCGACGGTGAAGGGCGACGTCCACGACATCGGCAAGAACCTGGTCGACATCATCTTGAGCAACAACGGCTACGACGTGGTGAACATCGGCATCAAACAGCCGATCGCCACCATCCTGTCCGCGGCCGAGGACAACCGTGCCGACGTCATCGGCATGTCTGGACTGCTGGTGAAGTCGACCGTCGTCATGAAGGAGAACCTGCTGGAACTGAACTCGCGCGGTAAGAGCGAGTACCCGGTCCTGCTCGGCGGTGCGGCACTGACCCGCACCTACGTGGAGGGCGATCTCGCCGACGTCTACGAGGGCGACGTGCGGTACGCGCGTGATGCTTTCGAGGGCCTCACGCTGATGGACGAGCTCATGGCCATCAAACGCGGCGAGGGCCCCGATCCCGACAGCCCCGAGGCGAAGGCCGCCGCTGCCAAGGTCGCCGAGCGGAAGGCCCGGCGCGAGCGTTCCCAGCGGATCGCCGCGAAGCGGAAGGCCAACGAGGTCCCGATCGAGGTTCCGGCCCGATCGGATGTGGCCGCCGACAACGAGGTGCCCGCGCCGCCGTTCTGGGGCACCCGCATCGTCAAGGGCATCCCCGTCGCCGACTACCTGTCGATGCTGGACGAGCGGGCCCTGTTCCTGGGGCAGTGGGGACTCCGCGGGACTCGCGGTGACGATGGGCCGGACTACGAGGAGCTGGTCGAGACCGAGGGGCGTCCGCGGCTGCGCGAGTGGATCGATCGGTTGTCGACCGCGGGCATCCTGCAGCACGCAGCCGTGGTCTACGGCTTCTTCCCGGCAGTCAGCGAAGGCGACGTTGTCCACGTGCTCGAATCGGAGGATCCGTCGTCGCCGATTCGGCACAGTTTCGACTTCCCGCGCCAGCAGCGGTCGAGGTTCCTGTGCATCGCCGACTTCATCCGCTCCCGCGAGCAGGCACAGGCCGACGGCCGCGTCGACGTGCTGCCTTTCCAGCTCGTGACGATGGGTTCACCGATCGCCGACTTCGCGAACAAGCTCTTCGCCGACAACGCGTACCGCGACTACCTCGAGGTGCACGGCATCGGCGTGCAGCTGGCCGAGGCGCTCGCCGAGTACTGGCATCAGCGCGTGCGCGGTGAGCTGACGTTCACCGATCGCGCGATGTCCGCGGACGACCCCGATCGGCCGCAGGGGTTCTTCGACCTCGAGTACCGGGGCGCCCGCTACTCGTTCGGCTACGGCGCCTGCCCGGACCTCGAGCATCGGGCCAAGATGGTCGACCTGCTCGAACCCGGCCGTATCGGCGTCGAGCTGTCCGAGGAGCTGCAGCTGCATCCCGAGCAGTCGACGGATGCCTTCGTGCTCCATCATCCTGAGGCGAAGTACTTCAACACGTAG
- the mshC gene encoding cysteine--1-D-myo-inosityl 2-amino-2-deoxy-alpha-D-glucopyranoside ligase encodes MQSWPSPSVPSVPGASAALRLYDTADRAVSPLAPGPIATMYVCGITPYDATHLGHAATYVTFDLINRVLRDQGHEVHYVQNITDVDDPLFERAERDGVHWRDLGTREIDLFRTDMEALRVLPPRDYIGAVESIDEVIEAVGRLLESGAAYVVDDPEYRDVYFSIHATPQFGYESGYDADTMARFFAERGGDPDRPGKRDPMDALLWRAERPGEPAWESPFGRGRPGWHIECSAIALNRLGMAFDVQGGGNDLIFPHHEFSAAHAEAVTGERRFARHYVHTGMIGLDGEKMSKSLGNLVKVSKLRENGVDPGAIRLGLLSGHYRGDRMWTDQVLADGERRLSVWRRAAAVGTAPDATDTVDRLRQHLADDLDTSKALAAVDAWAEDALLGIGSSTTSPALIATAVDALLGVDIGPKG; translated from the coding sequence ATGCAGTCGTGGCCGTCGCCTTCCGTTCCGTCCGTACCCGGCGCATCCGCAGCCCTGCGCCTCTACGACACCGCCGATCGTGCCGTGTCGCCGCTGGCGCCCGGACCCATCGCGACCATGTACGTCTGCGGAATCACCCCGTACGACGCGACCCATCTCGGACACGCCGCCACGTACGTGACCTTCGACCTGATCAACCGGGTGCTACGGGATCAGGGACACGAGGTTCACTACGTTCAGAACATCACCGACGTCGACGACCCGCTGTTCGAGCGTGCCGAGCGCGATGGCGTGCACTGGCGCGATCTGGGCACGCGTGAGATCGACCTGTTCCGCACCGACATGGAGGCCCTGCGCGTGCTGCCGCCGCGCGATTACATCGGCGCCGTCGAATCGATCGACGAGGTGATCGAGGCGGTCGGCCGGCTCCTGGAGTCCGGTGCCGCCTACGTCGTCGACGATCCGGAGTACCGCGATGTGTACTTCAGCATCCACGCGACCCCGCAGTTCGGTTACGAGTCCGGTTACGATGCCGACACGATGGCCCGGTTCTTCGCCGAACGCGGCGGAGATCCCGACCGGCCGGGCAAGCGGGATCCCATGGACGCACTGCTGTGGCGTGCCGAACGGCCGGGTGAACCCGCATGGGAGTCGCCGTTCGGACGCGGGCGGCCGGGCTGGCACATCGAGTGCTCTGCCATCGCGCTCAACCGTCTCGGCATGGCGTTCGACGTGCAGGGGGGTGGCAACGACTTGATCTTCCCGCACCACGAGTTCTCCGCCGCACACGCCGAGGCGGTCACCGGAGAGCGGCGGTTCGCCCGCCATTACGTGCACACCGGAATGATCGGTCTCGACGGCGAGAAGATGTCGAAGAGTCTCGGTAACCTCGTCAAGGTGTCGAAACTTCGCGAGAACGGGGTCGACCCCGGTGCGATCCGGCTGGGTCTGCTGTCCGGGCATTACCGGGGCGACCGGATGTGGACCGATCAGGTGCTGGCCGACGGTGAACGTCGCCTGTCCGTCTGGCGCCGCGCCGCTGCCGTCGGCACCGCTCCGGACGCGACCGATACGGTCGATCGACTGCGCCAGCACCTGGCCGACGATCTGGACACGTCGAAGGCGCTCGCCGCTGTCGACGCCTGGGCGGAGGACGCCCTGCTGGGTATCGGGTCATCGACCACCTCCCCGGCCCTCATCGCAACAGCCGTGGACGCGCTCCTCGGTGTGGACATCGGCCCGAAAGGCTGA
- a CDS encoding tRNA (adenine-N1)-methyltransferase, with the protein MPTTGPFAEGDRVQLTDAKGRKFTVVLEPDKQFHTHRGAISHNDLIGNDEGCMVAATSGTQYLALRPLLTDYVLSMPRGAQVIYPKDSAQIVTEGDVFPGARVLEAGAGSGALTLALLRAVGPAGSVLSYEVREDHAEHAVRNVETFVGGKPDNWELRVGDLADHDPADQYDRVILDMLAPWDCLDVVSKTLRPGGVLIVYVATVTQLSRVMEGMREQQCWTEPRAWESLVREWSAVGLAVRPEHRMQGHTAFLITARRLADGTETLRVQRRPTRG; encoded by the coding sequence ATGCCGACTACCGGCCCATTCGCCGAGGGCGACCGTGTTCAACTCACCGACGCCAAGGGACGGAAGTTCACCGTCGTTCTGGAACCGGACAAGCAGTTCCACACGCATCGCGGCGCCATCTCCCACAACGACCTGATCGGAAACGACGAGGGCTGCATGGTCGCGGCGACGAGCGGGACGCAGTATCTTGCCCTGCGCCCCCTGCTCACCGATTACGTGCTGTCGATGCCGCGCGGTGCCCAGGTGATCTATCCGAAGGACTCGGCGCAGATCGTCACCGAGGGCGACGTCTTCCCGGGGGCACGCGTATTGGAGGCGGGCGCCGGGTCGGGCGCACTCACCCTCGCGCTCCTGCGCGCGGTGGGACCGGCAGGCTCGGTCCTGTCGTACGAGGTGCGTGAGGATCACGCCGAGCACGCGGTCCGCAACGTCGAGACTTTCGTCGGCGGAAAGCCGGACAACTGGGAGCTGCGGGTCGGCGACCTCGCCGATCACGATCCAGCCGACCAGTACGACCGCGTCATCCTCGACATGCTCGCACCGTGGGACTGCCTCGACGTGGTCTCGAAGACGCTTCGGCCCGGCGGTGTGCTGATCGTGTACGTCGCCACCGTCACCCAGCTGTCGAGGGTGATGGAGGGGATGCGCGAGCAGCAGTGCTGGACCGAGCCACGGGCGTGGGAGTCCCTTGTCCGGGAATGGAGCGCGGTGGGCCTCGCGGTCCGGCCTGAGCACCGCATGCAGGGCCACACCGCCTTTCTGATCACCGCGCGCCGTCTCGCTGACGGCACCGAGACATTGCGAGTGCAGCGCCGACCGACGCGCGGGTAG